From a region of the Toxotes jaculatrix isolate fToxJac2 chromosome 7, fToxJac2.pri, whole genome shotgun sequence genome:
- the smim15 gene encoding small integral membrane protein 15, whose amino-acid sequence MIDFRAWAEYVVEWAAKDPYGFLTTVILALTPLFIASALLSWKLAKMIEARDREQKKKQKRQENIAKAKRTKKD is encoded by the coding sequence ATGATTGACTTTCGGGCATGGGCAGAGTACGTGGTGGAGTGGGCTGCGAAAGACCCCTATGGTTTCCTCACCACTGTCATACTGGCTCTCACACCTCTTTTCATTGCCAGTGCACTTCTGTCCTGGAAACTAGCCAAGATGATTGAGGCACGTGACCGGgaacagaagaaaaagcagaaacgTCAGGAAAACATAGCCAAGGCAAAGAGGACCAAGAAAGACTGA